A single region of the Sulfitobacter geojensis genome encodes:
- a CDS encoding MFS transporter — protein sequence MSLKHDFFLSRKPLAGFMAIGAAWATYFAQMPVIKAQVGATDGQYGVALLMAAFGAIAAMWLAPACRRVAGGYAVPLGIGFIAVGMLAAGASTTLVALTAAMMLASTGSGVVDVLVNARVSEIEETSGRALMNLNHALYAFAYAAGALATGAMRHAGFGPSVVFAVLLAILLLLAWGARDTAPTAEPEAQGDTGTAPLTVVLLAGGIVLMAFLTEASTEGWSALHLERTLGGGPGQGALGPAALGLMMGMGRLGGHALAGRVRDTTLMMIATLVSAGGVAIAGLAPTVMMALAGFAIAGLGISVVVPLVMALVGRVVPHAQRLIAISRVSVIGYGAFFFGPPLMGLVAEGFGLRIAFITVAALLGMTAIMLIPALARRAD from the coding sequence ATGTCACTGAAACATGATTTTTTCCTCTCGCGCAAACCCTTGGCCGGTTTCATGGCAATCGGCGCGGCATGGGCGACGTATTTTGCGCAGATGCCGGTGATCAAGGCACAGGTCGGCGCAACCGACGGGCAGTATGGTGTGGCTTTGCTCATGGCCGCCTTCGGGGCAATTGCCGCGATGTGGCTGGCACCGGCATGTCGTCGCGTCGCCGGCGGGTATGCCGTGCCTTTGGGGATCGGTTTCATTGCCGTTGGGATGTTGGCCGCGGGGGCGTCGACCACTCTTGTGGCTTTGACTGCGGCGATGATGCTGGCCTCCACCGGATCGGGTGTGGTGGATGTTTTGGTCAATGCGCGCGTGTCCGAGATCGAGGAAACCAGCGGGCGGGCTCTGATGAACCTTAATCACGCGCTTTACGCTTTTGCGTATGCCGCAGGCGCATTGGCCACCGGCGCAATGCGACATGCAGGCTTTGGGCCGTCCGTGGTATTTGCCGTGCTGCTGGCCATCTTGCTGCTGCTCGCATGGGGCGCACGTGACACGGCACCGACCGCAGAACCGGAAGCGCAGGGCGACACCGGCACGGCACCGCTGACGGTTGTGCTGTTGGCGGGCGGCATCGTTCTGATGGCCTTCCTGACGGAAGCTTCAACCGAAGGTTGGTCTGCCCTCCATCTGGAACGCACGCTGGGGGGCGGGCCGGGGCAGGGTGCCTTGGGACCCGCCGCGCTGGGGCTGATGATGGGAATGGGCCGGTTGGGTGGTCATGCGCTGGCAGGGCGGGTGCGCGATACCACGTTGATGATGATCGCCACGCTGGTTTCTGCCGGCGGTGTTGCGATTGCGGGGCTTGCACCGACCGTGATGATGGCCCTTGCAGGGTTCGCAATTGCGGGTCTGGGAATTTCGGTTGTGGTGCCGCTGGTCATGGCGCTGGTCGGTCGCGTGGTGCCACACGCACAGCGGTTGATCGCAATCAGCCGCGTGTCCGTCATCGGCTATGGCGCGTTCTTTTTCGGCCCTCCGTTGATGGGGCTGGTGGCTGAAGGGTTCGGTCTGCGCATCGCTTTTATCACGGTCGCAGCGCTGTTGGGGATGACCGCGATCATGTTGATCCCCGCCCTGGCGCGGCGCGCGGACTAA
- a CDS encoding alpha-hydroxy acid oxidase: MPVITNIGDLKRIYERRVPRMFYDYCESGSWTEQTFRENTSDFDKLRLRQRVAVDMSGRSTAGQMIGQDVAMPVALAPVGLTGMQHADGEIKAAKAAKAFGVPFTLSTMSINSIEDVAEATNAPFWFQLYTMKDDDYIKRLIQRAKDANCSALVITLDLQILGQRHKDLKNGLSAPPKLTPKTILNLATKWAWGIEMLQAKRREFGNIVGHVHGISDASSLGAWTAEQFDLTLDWAKIAKLKEQWGGKVILKGILDAEDAKMALKVGADAIVVSNHGGRQLDGAVSSISALPSILDAVGDQVEVHLDSGIRSGQDVLKALAMGAKGTMIGRAFVYGLGAMGQKGVQTALEVIHKELDTTMALCGETNVANLGRHNLLIPEDFGGRWQKT; the protein is encoded by the coding sequence ATGCCTGTCATCACCAATATCGGCGACCTTAAGCGGATTTACGAACGTCGCGTCCCGCGCATGTTTTATGACTATTGCGAATCCGGCAGCTGGACAGAGCAGACATTCCGCGAGAACACCTCTGATTTCGACAAGCTACGTCTGCGTCAGCGCGTTGCCGTTGATATGTCGGGGCGCAGCACAGCGGGGCAGATGATCGGACAGGATGTGGCGATGCCAGTGGCGCTGGCCCCTGTCGGGTTGACCGGCATGCAGCATGCGGATGGCGAGATCAAGGCAGCGAAAGCGGCCAAGGCCTTTGGCGTTCCCTTCACCCTGTCGACGATGTCCATCAACTCCATCGAAGATGTGGCAGAGGCGACAAATGCGCCATTCTGGTTCCAGCTTTATACGATGAAAGACGACGATTATATCAAGCGGCTGATCCAGCGGGCCAAGGATGCGAATTGTTCCGCACTGGTGATCACGCTTGATCTGCAAATACTGGGGCAGCGGCACAAGGATCTGAAAAACGGCCTGTCCGCCCCGCCGAAACTTACCCCGAAAACCATCCTGAACCTCGCAACCAAATGGGCGTGGGGCATTGAAATGCTGCAAGCCAAGCGGCGCGAATTCGGCAATATCGTCGGGCATGTGCACGGCATTTCCGATGCCTCCAGTCTCGGGGCATGGACGGCGGAACAGTTTGATTTGACGCTCGATTGGGCCAAGATTGCCAAGCTCAAGGAACAATGGGGCGGCAAGGTGATCCTCAAGGGCATTCTGGACGCCGAGGACGCTAAAATGGCGCTAAAGGTGGGCGCAGACGCGATTGTTGTCTCTAATCACGGCGGGCGGCAATTGGACGGGGCGGTCAGCTCGATCTCTGCTCTGCCCTCCATTCTGGACGCGGTCGGGGATCAGGTCGAGGTACATCTTGATAGCGGCATCCGCTCTGGTCAGGACGTGTTGAAGGCGCTTGCCATGGGGGCCAAAGGTACCATGATCGGGCGTGCCTTTGTCTATGGTTTGGGCGCAATGGGGCAAAAGGGTGTGCAGACCGCCCTTGAGGTGATTCACAAAGAACTGGACACCACCATGGCGCTGTGCGGCGAAACCAATGTTGCAAATCTGGGGCGGCACAACCTGCTGATCCCTGAAGATTTCGGCGGGCGCTGGCAGAAAACCTGA
- the trpA gene encoding tryptophan synthase subunit alpha, whose translation MTRIDAKFADLKAQGKKAFVSYIMAGDPDMETSLEIMRGLPAAGVDVIELGLPFTDPMADGPTIQLAGQRALEGGMTLLKTLQMAAAFRKDDDSTPIVLMGYYNPIYSMGVETFLKAAKEAGIDGLIIVDLPPEEDSELCLPAQEAGLNFIRLATPTTDDNRLPRVVQNTSGFVYYVSITGITGSAEADAGDVAPEVVRIRDASGLPVIVGFGVNTPAKSQAIAEVADGVVVGSAIVARIAAGDSVADVLGFVKSLADGAHAA comes from the coding sequence ATGACCCGTATCGACGCCAAATTCGCAGACCTGAAAGCCCAAGGCAAAAAGGCTTTTGTTTCTTATATCATGGCGGGTGATCCTGATATGGAGACGTCACTGGAAATCATGCGCGGCTTGCCTGCTGCCGGTGTCGATGTGATCGAACTGGGTCTGCCCTTTACCGATCCGATGGCGGATGGTCCTACCATCCAGTTGGCCGGACAGCGCGCCCTTGAAGGCGGCATGACCCTGCTCAAGACGCTGCAAATGGCCGCGGCCTTTCGCAAAGACGACGACTCCACGCCGATTGTTTTGATGGGGTATTACAACCCGATCTATTCCATGGGTGTCGAAACCTTCCTGAAAGCGGCCAAAGAAGCGGGCATCGACGGGTTGATCATTGTCGATTTGCCACCCGAAGAAGACAGTGAATTGTGCCTGCCCGCTCAAGAGGCCGGATTGAACTTTATCCGCCTGGCAACGCCGACAACCGACGACAATCGCCTGCCCCGTGTTGTGCAGAACACCTCGGGCTTTGTATATTACGTTTCGATCACCGGCATCACCGGTTCGGCCGAAGCCGATGCCGGCGATGTCGCGCCAGAGGTTGTGCGCATCCGCGACGCCAGCGGACTGCCGGTCATTGTCGGATTTGGTGTGAACACACCGGCAAAGTCCCAAGCCATTGCAGAAGTCGCAGACGGGGTTGTTGTCGGCTCCGCCATTGTCGCGCGGATCGCGGCAGGGGATTCGGTGGCGGACGTCTTGGGCTTTGTGAAATCCCTTGCGGATGGGGCCCACGCCGCCTGA
- the ychF gene encoding redox-regulated ATPase YchF: MGFKMGIVGLPNVGKSTLFNALTRTAAAQAANFPFCTIEPNVGEVAVPDARLDKLAAIATSKSIIPTRMTFVDIAGLVKGASKGEGLGNQFLANIRETDAIAHVLRCFEDGDVTHVEGRVDPVADAETIDTELMLADLESIEKRRAGLVRKLKGNDKDAVQQDRLLGLAQDAIEAGKPARTVEIDEDDAKAWRMLQLLTTKPVLYVCNVGESEAAEGNQFSAKVGEMAAAQGNSHVIISAQIEEEISQLEDEEAEMFLEEMGLAEAGLDRLIRAGYELLHLETYFTVGPKEARAWTIKAGTSAPKAAGVIHGDFEKGFIRAETIAYDDFVSLGGEGPAKEAGKMRAEGKSYVVKDGDVLHFLFNT, translated from the coding sequence ATGGGTTTCAAAATGGGTATCGTGGGTCTGCCGAACGTCGGCAAGTCGACCTTGTTTAACGCGCTCACCCGCACCGCCGCCGCGCAGGCCGCGAACTTCCCCTTCTGTACGATTGAACCCAACGTGGGTGAAGTTGCTGTTCCGGACGCGCGGTTGGACAAACTTGCCGCCATCGCAACGTCGAAATCGATCATTCCGACGCGGATGACATTTGTTGATATCGCAGGATTGGTCAAAGGTGCCTCCAAGGGTGAAGGGCTGGGCAACCAGTTCCTCGCCAACATCCGCGAAACCGATGCCATCGCCCATGTACTGCGCTGTTTCGAGGATGGTGATGTGACCCACGTTGAGGGGCGCGTCGATCCGGTGGCGGATGCGGAAACAATTGATACCGAATTGATGCTGGCCGATCTTGAAAGCATCGAAAAGCGTCGCGCCGGATTGGTGCGCAAGCTCAAGGGCAACGACAAGGACGCGGTACAACAGGACCGTCTGCTGGGTCTTGCGCAAGACGCGATCGAAGCGGGCAAGCCTGCGCGTACCGTCGAAATTGACGAAGATGACGCCAAAGCGTGGCGTATGTTGCAATTGCTGACGACCAAGCCGGTTCTGTATGTTTGTAACGTGGGCGAAAGCGAAGCCGCAGAGGGCAACCAGTTCTCCGCAAAAGTTGGTGAGATGGCTGCCGCGCAAGGCAATTCACATGTTATTATCTCGGCGCAGATCGAGGAAGAGATCAGTCAGCTTGAAGACGAGGAAGCAGAAATGTTTCTTGAGGAGATGGGGTTGGCCGAAGCGGGGCTCGACCGTCTGATCCGTGCCGGCTACGAGCTTTTGCATCTTGAAACTTACTTTACCGTTGGCCCGAAAGAGGCCCGCGCCTGGACCATCAAAGCGGGGACTTCCGCTCCCAAAGCGGCCGGCGTGATCCACGGCGATTTTGAAAAAGGATTCATCCGCGCGGAAACGATTGCCTATGATGACTTTGTTTCACTGGGCGGCGAGGGGCCGGCCAAGGAAGCGGGAAAAATGCGCGCTGAGGGCAAAAGTTACGTGGTAAAAGACGGGGATGTGTTGCACTTTCTGTTCAACACTTAA
- a CDS encoding ABC transporter substrate-binding protein — protein sequence MMHIQKSLQFTAFAMALGFSVTAAAAADLVIGMQQEPTSLDPTSDATASIDGMMTQNVYESLTIVSENGEVGPNLATAWDVSEDGLTYTFTLTDAAQFHDGTAFDSEDVLFSFNRAMAEDSVNPSKGIFKPIENVTAPDARTVQIKLKNKDAFFLFNMGQGDSAIVASESVDTNNATPVGTGPFKFDSWTRGDRLTLVKNPDHRDAASVALDKVTYRFISDPAAATAAMMAEELDAFPGFPAPELLEQFEADPRFRVNLGSTEGEVILAMNNAKPPFDNIEVRRAVSTAINRDEIIDGAMYGKATPIGSFYPPHGKAYVDLTGAYPTDTAKAKEMFEAAGVAGSTMTLRVPPFPYATRSAEIIQAQLADAGIDAKVENVEWGFWIDEIYKKQNYDMTIIAHTSPNDMGNFARGPKYFYGYDDPKMTALWENISTEADADKRDMLLKEGQQYLSDQAVHGFLFQLPLLGVFRTEVKGYWSSAPVLYTPLKGVSKG from the coding sequence ATGATGCACATTCAGAAATCACTTCAATTTACCGCTTTCGCCATGGCGCTCGGATTTAGCGTGACCGCTGCTGCCGCCGCGGACCTTGTGATCGGAATGCAGCAGGAGCCAACGTCGCTTGATCCGACATCAGATGCCACCGCGTCCATTGACGGCATGATGACCCAGAACGTTTATGAATCACTGACCATCGTTTCTGAAAACGGTGAAGTCGGGCCAAATCTGGCCACCGCATGGGATGTGTCCGAAGACGGTCTGACCTACACGTTCACGCTGACGGATGCGGCGCAATTCCATGACGGTACCGCCTTTGATTCCGAGGACGTGCTGTTTTCTTTCAACCGCGCCATGGCGGAAGACAGTGTGAACCCGTCCAAAGGCATTTTCAAACCTATCGAAAATGTCACGGCACCGGATGCGCGCACTGTGCAGATCAAGCTCAAGAACAAGGATGCGTTTTTCTTGTTCAACATGGGGCAGGGTGACAGCGCCATCGTCGCGTCAGAATCGGTGGATACCAACAATGCCACGCCGGTCGGCACCGGCCCTTTCAAGTTTGACAGCTGGACACGCGGCGACCGGTTGACGCTGGTGAAAAACCCTGACCACCGTGATGCGGCGTCTGTGGCGCTGGACAAGGTGACCTACCGCTTCATTTCCGACCCCGCCGCTGCAACCGCGGCGATGATGGCTGAAGAACTGGACGCTTTCCCAGGCTTCCCCGCCCCCGAGCTGCTGGAGCAATTCGAGGCTGATCCACGGTTCCGCGTCAATCTGGGCAGCACCGAAGGCGAGGTCATTCTGGCGATGAACAACGCCAAGCCCCCGTTTGATAACATCGAGGTGCGCCGCGCCGTTTCGACGGCGATCAACCGCGATGAAATCATTGACGGTGCGATGTATGGCAAGGCGACCCCCATCGGCAGCTTTTATCCCCCACACGGCAAAGCCTATGTTGATCTCACCGGTGCCTACCCGACCGACACCGCCAAGGCCAAAGAGATGTTCGAGGCCGCTGGCGTTGCAGGCAGCACAATGACCCTGCGCGTACCGCCGTTTCCCTATGCCACACGTTCGGCCGAAATCATTCAGGCACAACTTGCGGATGCGGGCATCGACGCCAAGGTCGAGAACGTCGAATGGGGGTTCTGGATCGACGAGATCTATAAGAAACAGAATTACGACATGACGATCATCGCCCATACCAGCCCTAACGACATGGGCAACTTTGCCCGTGGCCCGAAATATTTCTACGGCTATGACGACCCGAAAATGACCGCCCTGTGGGAAAACATTTCCACCGAAGCGGATGCGGACAAGCGCGATATGTTGCTGAAAGAAGGCCAGCAGTATCTGTCCGATCAGGCGGTGCATGGCTTTTTGTTCCAGCTGCCGCTGCTGGGCGTGTTCCGTACCGAAGTTAAAGGGTACTGGTCCTCGGCACCGGTTCTTTACACACCGCTGAAAGGTGTGTCCAAAGGTTGA
- a CDS encoding ABC transporter permease: protein MSYFLLRRTIGFLATLIAVSIVVFAVMNVLPGDPALTILGLDATDDALAALREDLGLNDPLLTRYFAWVSGALVGDLGISHSFRVPVSELIAERLPMTISLAVAGMIVTLVIALSVGIYAASHHGKAGDWATMFLSQLGIAVPAFWLSILLVLLFAVKLRWLPPGGFAGWSDPVAAIRSLILPTVALALVQSAVLARVTRSSALEVMRQDFTRTARASGLSQRRILWRHVLPNALVPIVTIVGMQFAALVTGTIVIENVFYLPGLGRLIFQSIANRDLPTVQALVMLFAVIVVTANFIVDLLYVLIDPRLKART, encoded by the coding sequence ATGAGTTATTTCCTTTTGCGCCGGACAATCGGCTTTCTGGCGACGTTGATCGCTGTGTCGATTGTTGTGTTTGCTGTGATGAATGTGCTGCCAGGCGATCCCGCACTGACGATTCTCGGGCTCGATGCGACGGATGATGCGCTGGCCGCCCTGCGCGAAGATCTTGGTCTGAACGATCCGCTGCTGACCCGCTATTTCGCGTGGGTAAGCGGCGCGTTGGTCGGTGATCTGGGCATCAGCCATTCCTTCCGCGTGCCTGTTTCAGAACTGATTGCGGAACGCCTGCCAATGACCATCTCCTTGGCCGTCGCGGGTATGATCGTAACCTTGGTGATTGCGCTGAGCGTCGGCATCTATGCGGCGTCCCACCATGGCAAGGCGGGGGATTGGGCCACCATGTTCCTGAGCCAGCTGGGCATCGCAGTTCCAGCGTTCTGGTTGTCGATCCTGCTGGTGCTGCTGTTTGCCGTGAAACTGCGGTGGCTGCCGCCCGGTGGCTTTGCCGGCTGGTCTGATCCTGTTGCTGCGATCCGGTCGCTGATCCTGCCCACCGTTGCGCTGGCGCTCGTGCAATCTGCGGTACTGGCACGGGTCACACGTTCCTCCGCACTGGAAGTCATGCGTCAGGATTTCACCCGCACGGCGCGGGCGTCAGGGCTGTCCCAGCGGCGCATTCTGTGGCGGCATGTCTTGCCAAATGCTTTGGTGCCGATTGTCACGATCGTGGGGATGCAGTTCGCGGCCCTTGTCACGGGTACAATCGTCATCGAAAACGTCTTTTACCTGCCCGGTCTGGGGCGGTTGATTTTTCAATCCATCGCCAACCGCGACCTGCCGACAGTGCAGGCATTGGTGATGCTGTTCGCGGTCATCGTGGTCACAGCGAACTTTATCGTTGATCTGTTGTACGTACTGATCGACCCGCGCCTGAAGGCCCGCACATGA
- a CDS encoding ABC transporter permease — MKRLPANFIIGAVLVALVVGVAALSLIWTPHDPSDLNIRGKFGPPTTVNWLGTDQLGRDIISQLMAAARNSMTVALVAVLLGGSIGVALGLLASAIGGWVEDIVMRLADLGFAFPALLFAIMLAAVFGPSLTNAVLAIAFINIPIFARVARASANQVWTREYVLAARAAGMNKLVITCDHILPNIAAAVIVQATIEFAVAILAEAALSYLGLGAQPPASSWGRMLSEAQTLMYLAPELAIYPGLCIVTAVLGFGLLGDGLRDITDPRLARAR, encoded by the coding sequence ATGAAACGGCTACCGGCAAATTTCATCATCGGTGCGGTGCTTGTGGCGCTGGTTGTCGGGGTGGCGGCCCTGTCGCTGATCTGGACACCCCATGATCCGAGTGACCTGAACATTCGTGGCAAGTTCGGCCCGCCGACCACTGTGAACTGGCTTGGTACCGACCAGCTGGGCCGCGATATCATCAGCCAGCTGATGGCAGCGGCGCGCAATTCGATGACCGTCGCCCTTGTCGCGGTGCTGCTGGGCGGGTCCATCGGCGTTGCACTGGGGCTCCTGGCCTCGGCCATCGGGGGCTGGGTCGAAGACATCGTGATGCGGCTGGCCGATCTTGGCTTTGCCTTTCCCGCGCTCTTGTTTGCGATCATGTTGGCGGCGGTCTTTGGCCCGTCCCTGACCAATGCGGTGCTGGCAATCGCCTTTATCAACATCCCGATTTTTGCCCGTGTTGCGCGAGCCTCTGCCAATCAGGTCTGGACCCGGGAATACGTATTGGCCGCCCGCGCTGCCGGGATGAACAAGCTGGTGATCACCTGCGATCATATCCTGCCCAACATCGCCGCCGCTGTGATTGTTCAGGCCACCATTGAATTTGCCGTCGCCATTCTGGCCGAAGCGGCGCTGTCCTATCTGGGGCTGGGCGCGCAGCCGCCCGCGTCAAGCTGGGGGCGAATGCTGTCAGAGGCGCAGACCCTGATGTATCTCGCGCCGGAACTGGCGATCTATCCCGGACTTTGCATCGTGACTGCGGTGTTGGGGTTCGGTCTGCTGGGGGACGGGCTGCGCGACATTACCGATCCGCGACTGGCGAGGGCGCGCTGA
- a CDS encoding ABC transporter ATP-binding protein: MFEMHNMTVRFAVGEALRDASLRIAAGDRIGIVGESGSGKSMLAACLMGMVPESAELSGSLTIDGTDMTHATEETWQTIRARRAAMIFQEPMSALNPLRRVGDTVAEPMRVHLGLTKTQARARVITLFEEVGIPDPAARLRMFPHELSGGQRQRVLIALALACDPELLIADEPTTALDANVALKITDLLVHLSQSRNMALVFISHDLAAVARATTDIAVMYGGDIVERGKTAEVLADPAHPYTQGLLAARPDPRAIPRDADGRRRRLPTIPGTVPPLTAMPQGCRFAGRCAVQRSECASIKPMPAGPRLATCHAVLRDTP; this comes from the coding sequence ATGTTCGAGATGCACAATATGACCGTGCGCTTTGCTGTCGGCGAAGCCCTGCGCGACGCCTCCCTGCGGATCGCTGCGGGCGACCGGATCGGCATCGTCGGCGAAAGTGGTTCTGGCAAATCCATGCTGGCAGCTTGTTTGATGGGTATGGTGCCTGAAAGCGCTGAACTGAGCGGGTCATTGACGATTGACGGCACCGACATGACCCACGCGACAGAAGAAACATGGCAAACCATCCGCGCGCGGCGTGCGGCGATGATTTTTCAGGAACCTATGTCGGCACTGAACCCGCTACGCCGCGTCGGCGACACAGTGGCCGAACCCATGCGGGTTCATCTGGGGCTTACCAAAACGCAAGCGCGCGCGCGGGTCATCACGTTGTTCGAGGAGGTCGGCATCCCCGATCCCGCCGCCCGCTTGCGGATGTTTCCGCACGAATTATCCGGCGGCCAGCGCCAGCGTGTGCTGATCGCGCTCGCGCTGGCCTGTGACCCGGAACTTTTGATTGCGGACGAACCTACCACCGCGCTGGACGCCAATGTCGCGCTCAAGATCACCGATTTGTTGGTGCACCTGAGCCAGTCGCGCAATATGGCGCTGGTGTTCATCAGTCACGACCTTGCCGCCGTGGCCCGCGCCACCACCGATATCGCGGTGATGTATGGCGGCGATATTGTCGAGCGCGGAAAGACGGCCGAGGTGCTGGCCGACCCCGCACATCCCTATACCCAAGGGTTGCTCGCTGCCCGCCCTGATCCGCGTGCCATACCGCGCGATGCCGATGGCCGTCGCCGTCGCTTGCCCACGATCCCCGGCACGGTGCCGCCTTTGACGGCCATGCCGCAAGGGTGTCGTTTTGCGGGGCGTTGCGCGGTGCAACGCAGTGAGTGCGCCAGCATCAAACCGATGCCAGCCGGCCCGCGTCTTGCAACCTGTCATGCCGTTCTGCGAGATACCCCATGA
- a CDS encoding ATP-binding cassette domain-containing protein has product MSLLQARGLTRRYKLPRTTLFGAPPVLTAVDDISFDIVAGQTLGVVGESGSGKSTLAKTAMAFEAPDAGQILFEGQDIHALGAGDLRRLRPDFQMIFQDPFSSLDPRRKVGWSIAEPLRAMGITAPERVAEAFEQVGLHPADAGKYPHEFSGGQRQRIAIARAIITRPKLLIADEAVSALDVSVQAQILNLLMDLQDTLGLGILFISHDLAVVASICDTLLVMQRGRALEYGPAADILNTPSHAYTRSLITAAGDTH; this is encoded by the coding sequence ATGAGTTTGCTGCAGGCCCGTGGCCTTACGCGCCGCTATAAACTTCCCCGCACGACGCTGTTCGGGGCACCACCGGTATTGACCGCTGTGGACGACATCAGCTTTGACATTGTCGCCGGTCAAACCCTTGGCGTGGTTGGTGAAAGCGGATCAGGAAAATCCACACTGGCTAAGACGGCGATGGCGTTCGAGGCACCGGATGCGGGCCAGATCCTGTTTGAGGGGCAAGATATTCATGCGCTCGGGGCTGGCGATTTGCGCCGTTTGCGCCCCGATTTCCAGATGATTTTCCAAGACCCGTTCAGCTCGCTTGACCCGCGCCGCAAGGTCGGATGGTCCATCGCGGAACCCCTGCGTGCCATGGGCATCACGGCGCCCGAACGCGTGGCCGAAGCCTTTGAACAAGTCGGTTTGCATCCTGCTGACGCGGGTAAATACCCGCACGAATTTTCCGGTGGCCAACGCCAGCGCATCGCGATTGCGCGCGCCATCATCACCCGCCCCAAGCTGCTTATCGCGGATGAAGCAGTATCGGCGCTGGATGTCTCGGTGCAGGCGCAAATCCTTAATCTGTTGATGGATTTGCAGGACACGCTGGGCCTTGGCATCTTGTTCATCAGTCACGACCTGGCGGTTGTGGCGTCGATCTGCGACACGTTATTGGTGATGCAGCGCGGGCGGGCACTGGAATACGGGCCTGCCGCTGATATTCTCAACACCCCAAGCCACGCCTATACCCGATCCCTCATCACTGCCGCCGGAGACACGCATTGA
- a CDS encoding metallophosphoesterase family protein, translated as MTRFIHLTDLHISHPDANDPKDKGTSRAALQRVVGIINAMDPQPEFVVASGDLTNMGDVASYGLVRDLLAPLKAPLVMAMGNHDLRAGFRAVFGGDEGDAPYFHDTLHGGLHVITLDTKVPERVAGAICETQFSFLDEALQRHADVPKLIVMHHPPRVDDAGLPWGTIDLDSTHRLAEALKGHEIAGILSGHIHINQIHHWHGIPICINSGLDYTIDLLERRDLRLLEGTTMAICEHRASGLSVSFVPLSPAQQDLGTIDRARLLAFT; from the coding sequence TTGACCCGTTTTATCCATCTTACCGATTTGCATATTTCGCACCCAGACGCGAACGACCCCAAGGACAAGGGTACCAGCCGCGCAGCCCTGCAACGTGTGGTCGGGATCATTAACGCAATGGATCCGCAGCCGGAATTTGTGGTGGCCAGCGGCGATTTGACGAATATGGGGGACGTGGCGAGTTACGGGTTGGTGCGCGACCTGCTTGCGCCTTTGAAAGCGCCGCTTGTAATGGCCATGGGCAATCACGATTTGCGGGCCGGGTTCCGCGCCGTCTTTGGCGGGGATGAAGGGGATGCGCCCTATTTTCACGACACGCTGCACGGTGGGCTGCACGTTATCACGCTGGACACCAAGGTGCCCGAACGGGTGGCAGGGGCGATTTGTGAGACGCAATTTTCTTTTCTGGACGAGGCTTTGCAACGCCACGCAGATGTGCCCAAGCTGATCGTGATGCACCACCCGCCGCGTGTCGATGACGCAGGGCTGCCGTGGGGGACAATTGATCTGGACTCGACGCACCGGTTGGCCGAAGCGCTGAAGGGGCATGAAATCGCGGGTATTCTGTCGGGTCATATCCACATCAACCAAATTCATCATTGGCATGGCATCCCGATCTGCATCAACTCCGGTTTGGATTACACCATCGACCTGTTGGAGCGCCGTGATCTGCGCCTGCTTGAAGGCACCACAATGGCGATTTGCGAACACCGCGCTTCCGGTCTGTCGGTCAGCTTTGTGCCGCTCAGCCCGGCGCAGCAGGATCTGGGCACAATTGATCGCGCCCGATTACTGGCCTTCACATGA